In Flavobacterium praedii, the DNA window AGAAAGAGTAAGAAAACAAAAAAGTTAAAAAAATTAGTCTAATAAAACATTCAATTGAAAATGTTATATAAAAAAAAGGAATCAAAAAAAAAAGAATTGTAGAAGACCCGGAATGAGGAATATAAAAAGTATTCGAATATTTAAAAACCAAAAAAACCGCTTCTTTCGAAGCGGTTTTTGTACCCGGAGCCGGAGTCGAACCGGCACGGTTTCCCACAGGTGTTTGAGACCAGCGCGTCTACCAATTCCGCCATCCGGGCTTAGCTAGACATGAAATAATAAAAGAATTATTTCAACGCAATAAAGAGACAATTAAAATTAACAACTATCTTTTTCTTTAACACGGTGCAAATGTAAAAAATATTTTTAAACATTCTAATAAAAATACTTAATTTTTTCCTTTCAGAGTTGATTTTATTTTCTAAATTTGCACCTCGTTAAAAACGGTACACACAACTAACTACACTCGAGGCATTTATATTCTTCTGACTTTGTACAAATTGATAAAGTCCTATTATATAAAGAGCTTCGAAATTAAAACAACAAATTAAATGTCACACCTAGAACCAGAAGCTAAAATTTTTGCTTGTTCAAAAAGTGAATATCTTGCAGAGAAAATCGCAAAAGAATACGGTATCCCAATGGGAAAAGTTACCATATCTACTTATAGTGATGGTGAGTTTCAACCTTCTTATGAAGAATCTATCAGAGGATTGCGTGTATTTATAGTATGCTCAACGTTTCCTACTGCCGATAATTTAATGGAATTATTATTGATGATTGACGCTGCAAAACGTGCATCAGCAAGACACATTACCGCTGTAATACCTTATTTCGGTTGGGCAAGACAAGACAGAAAAGACAAACCAAGAGTTCCGATAGGAGCAAAACTAGTAGCCAATTTACTAGATGCTGCAGGAGCGACCAGAATAATGACCATGGACCTGCATGCTGATCAAATACAAGGTTTCTTTGAGAAACCAGTAGATCATCTTTTTGCATCCACAATCTTTTTGCCGTATGTAGAAAGTTTAGGTCTTGACAATTTAATGATTGCTTCACCAGATATGGGAGGATCGAAAAGAGCTTACGCTTATTCTAAATTCTTAAATTCTGAAGTAGTAATCTGTTACAAACAAAGAAAAGCGGCCAATGTTATTGAAACAATGGAACTTATCGGAGAAGTAAAAGGCAAAAATGTAATCTTAGTAGATGACATGATTGATACTGGAGGAACTTTGGCGAAAGCCGCCGATTTAATGATCGAAAAAGGAGCCTTAAGCGTTAGAGCCATTTGTACACACGCCATATTATCAGGTGCTGCTTACGAGAAAATAGAAAATTCAAAATTATTGGAATTAATCGTAACCGATTCTATTCCGTTAAAGAAACAATCTAACAAAATAAGAGTAGTGAGTTGTGCACCACTTTTTGCTGAAGTAATGCACATGGTACACCACAACAATTCAATTAGCGGGAAGTTTTTAATGTAATGCCCCCTAAACTAGAAAAAGAGTTTAATTAATAACTATATAAATTTTTACAATGAAATCGATTACAATTAAAGGATCAGAAAGAGAAAGCGTAGGTAAAGTAGCAACTAAAGCCTTACGTAATGCTGGATTGGTTCCTTGCGTATTATACGGAGGAAGTCAAGCAGTTCATTTTTCAGCGGAAGTTATAGCTTTCAAGAACTTGGTTTACACTCCAAACGCACACACAGTTGTGATTGAGCTTGGTGAAGGAAAAACGTACAGCGCAATTTTGCAAGACATTCAAGTTCACCCAGTATCAGACAAAATTTTACACATTGACTTCTTTCAAATCCATGAGGATAAAGAAATCACTATGGAAGTTCCAGTAAAAATTGTTGGTAACTCAAAAGGAGTTATGGCAGGTGGAGATTTACGTTTAAACAACCGTAAATTAAAAGTAAGAGCTTTACCAAAAAATCTTCCAGATTTCGTTGAGGCTGACATTACACCTCTTGACATGGGTAACAAATTATACGTTACTAAAGTGCCAACGCCAAACTTCAAAATCATGCACCCAGACAATACAGTAATTTGTCAAGTGAAGATCTCTCGTGCCGCTATGAAAGCAGCGCAAGAAGCAGCAAAAGCAGCAAAAGCTCCTGCAAAAAAGAAAAAATAATACTTTTTCAATCTATATCAAAAGCATCAGTTTCACGACTGGTGCTTTTTTTTTGAATAGAAGCGAAAGATTAGGCATATCAGAAAACAGGATTCCCGCTGTCCTTCCAAATCTTTTATTTTTCTAAGAAAAAATAAAAGGATTTTCCTTCCCATCGGGGCTAAAGAGAAACATAGTGTCCTTTTGAAAACATTCTTTAAATTAATTCCAAATTTCAAAATTTAGAATTTAAAATAATTTTACCTTTTCTGTATTCTAATCCCTTGGTTCTTTTTTACTTGATTCTTTCCTCTTTATACTTTTTACACTATTTTTGCACCATGATAAAATGGATAAAAAACCTGTTTTCATCACCAAAAACAGTAACGAGAATCGATAACATGAAACTAGAGGTTCACGAACCCCAAAAAACAATAAATAACGTGAGTACTAAATTTTTAATCGTAGGCCTTGGCAACATTGGCTCCGAATACGTAAATACCCGACACAACATTGGTTTCAAAGTCGTAGATTTTCTTGCCAAGAAGGAAGGACTTTCTTTCGAAACCGTAAAACTCGGCGCACTCGCCCAATACAAATTCAAAGGAAAAACCTTTTTACTGCTTAAGCCAAACACTTACATGAATCTAAGCGGGAAATCCGTAAAATATTGGATGGACAAAGAAAATATTCCTCTAGAAAATATTTTAGTTATTACTGATGATTTGAATCTTTCCTTTGGAACCATTCGCATCCGAAAAAAAGGAAGTGATGGTGGCCATAACGGACTCAAAAACATCAATCTTATTTTGAACACACAAGAATACACCCGCTTCCGATTTGGAATCAGCGATGAATTCAAAAAAGGACAACAAATTGATTACGTTTTGGGCGATTGGGACGATACCGAAAAGGCAAAACTTCCAGAAAGACTAGAACTCGCCTCTGAAATCATAAAATCTTTCGGAACAGCAGGTATAGAAAATACAATGACCACCTATAACGGAAAATAAAAAAAGGAGACAAACTTAATTGTCTCCTTTTTTTATACGTTTAATACTTAATTAATTCACAATAATCTTAGATGATCCTTTTCGATCGCCATCAACAACGGTAACAATATAAGTTCCAGAAGGAACATTTTCTAATTGTACATTTTGAATAAAATCCCCAGTATTTTTAAACTTTTTATTGTAAATTTTTCTACCCAATAAATCCGTTACAAAAACTTGAATATCTGATGCATTAGAACTTGTAAAACGAACAGTAAAATTACCAGTATTCGGATTTGGGTACAATACAAAATCATTGATTTCAAAACTAGACGTTGCAAGAGTAGCATAAGAACTCGAACAAATCTTTAATGTAGCTGTATTTATTGTGCCTGTATCACCTACTCCAGTATCCCTAAACCTCAATTTCCAAGTTCCCCCTGGATTCTCTCCATTAAAAGCAGATAATACTCCTGCAGGAACAACTGTTTGATTGGTAGTAGAACCACATTCCAGAGCTCCTCCTAAATCATCATACGTTAAATCTAAAGTAGTACTTGTTGCACCACATGACTTATCAAATAATTTAACTATAGTTCCTGATGGACTTATTATATCAATTTGAACATCCGAAATGTAGGTATGGGTAAAATTAACGTTGAAATTTACATCAGTAATTTCAGAAGTGGATGCTGGGACCACTATCGTTTTTTCAGAATAAGTTGCCGATTCTGGTATAGCATAACCACCAGCAAAAACATAAGAATTACATAAAGTCGTAACACTATAACCCAAAGAAAAAGGTTTTCCGTTTACAGCATAATACACATTGGCGGTAGGTTCAATCAGAATTCTACAATTTTTAGCAGCCGTCAAAGGAGCGGTTATTACTTCGGAGCCATCATTTGGTGTATTAGTTGCTAAAAATACTGGAAATGTCAAACCTCCATCAGTAGATAACTTAATATTCACATTGGCAGATCCAGCTAACGAATTTGTTCCATTAACACTCCAATTAATTGTTTGTGAAGAACCCAAAACCCAACTAGAATCGGAGATGTTTTGCGAAGTTATTGCAAAAGGACCTTTGTTGCCATCAACAGTCACAACCATAGCATCTGTGTTCGTTTGTCCTAAACCCAAAATTGCATTATCTCTTCCTGTCAAAACAAAATTTAAACTTCTACCGACATTCGAAACTGATTCCCAAGTTGTAAACAATTGACCAGCCAAAACTTTAGAATAGTCAGGGAAATAACGTTTGGAAACCGTACTCGGCACTAAAGACCTGAAATTTGGTCCGGCAGGTTTTGCACCATAAGCAATACTATTTGCAACACTTTCATTGGTAGTAGCGGAGTCATTCTGTTCCCAACAATACGTCATGGTGTTTCCATTAGGATCGGATCCACTTCCATTCAAAACAAAAGCAGTACTTTTTGGAATTATATAATCCAAACCTGCATTGACAGTTGGAGTTTGATTGACTAAAGTTGTATTTACACCACATTTTGAAGCCAAATTATCCTGTATTTGCAAAATACTAGCATAAGCAAAATAATCATCGGATTGACTTTGAACATCGTAATCAGTTATTCCCGCATACCCCATAATTGTTGAACCACTACCAGGCTCAACACTTACTCCAGTTGGTTCTACAACATTGGAAAAAGTATGATTCGCGCCCAATTGATGACCCATTTCATGTGCTACATAATCAATGTCAAAAGAATCACCTTCAGGTTTACCATTGGATGGAGATGTAAAGCCACTTCCTTTACCTGCGGGAACAGAAGTAGTGGGACCCACACACACACAACCAATACATCCAGCATCGCCGGCACCGCCAGAATCACCAAACAAATGACCAATATCATAATTAGCATTACCAATAGTTGCAGTTAAATTATTTTGTAATTCTAGATTCCATGCACCATTAGCTCCAGCTGTAGGGTCAGAATAAGGGTCTGTAGCGGCATTGGTATATACAATCAAATTATTATTAGCAATAATTTCCAATTTCAGCGCCAAGTCTTTATTAAAAACCCCGTTTACTCTTGTCATTGTTGCATTCATTGCTGCCAAAGCTTTCGCAACTGTTCTCCCAAAATATGTAGTATATTCTCCCGTGCAAGACAAAGCCAGACGCATCGTTTTAAATACACCATTATTAGATTTTAAATTTGTTGCTTTTTTTACTAAACTACTATTCAAAGCAACATCAACAGTTTTACAAGTTAAGGGTAAATCTCCTTTGTTTCTGTATTTAGACGTTTTAACGATATAATACGATTTGTTTTCGGTTGAAGGTTCAATAAATTCGGATCCGCTGTCTCCTCTCAAAACCATTGTTTGAATTCCATTTGGAGAAACGCTAAAGTTAATCGATGCTTTTGGATCAGAAATACCAATACCCGAATAAGCACGAATTTCAGGATACTTTGCTTGAAGTTCAGGTGCAAAATTTGAAGATTCCACCACTGTAAATTGCTCCATTTTTCCATTACTGTTCGGAATTGAAACAACAACACTGTTCCCTGTTGCAGCTCCTGAATGAAGGTTTGCTAAAGATAGCTTGAACTCTGTTTCATTTAATGCATACAATCGTTGCTCTCC includes these proteins:
- a CDS encoding ribose-phosphate pyrophosphokinase gives rise to the protein MSHLEPEAKIFACSKSEYLAEKIAKEYGIPMGKVTISTYSDGEFQPSYEESIRGLRVFIVCSTFPTADNLMELLLMIDAAKRASARHITAVIPYFGWARQDRKDKPRVPIGAKLVANLLDAAGATRIMTMDLHADQIQGFFEKPVDHLFASTIFLPYVESLGLDNLMIASPDMGGSKRAYAYSKFLNSEVVICYKQRKAANVIETMELIGEVKGKNVILVDDMIDTGGTLAKAADLMIEKGALSVRAICTHAILSGAAYEKIENSKLLELIVTDSIPLKKQSNKIRVVSCAPLFAEVMHMVHHNNSISGKFLM
- a CDS encoding 50S ribosomal protein L25/general stress protein Ctc, whose protein sequence is MKSITIKGSERESVGKVATKALRNAGLVPCVLYGGSQAVHFSAEVIAFKNLVYTPNAHTVVIELGEGKTYSAILQDIQVHPVSDKILHIDFFQIHEDKEITMEVPVKIVGNSKGVMAGGDLRLNNRKLKVRALPKNLPDFVEADITPLDMGNKLYVTKVPTPNFKIMHPDNTVICQVKISRAAMKAAQEAAKAAKAPAKKKK
- the pth gene encoding aminoacyl-tRNA hydrolase translates to MIKWIKNLFSSPKTVTRIDNMKLEVHEPQKTINNVSTKFLIVGLGNIGSEYVNTRHNIGFKVVDFLAKKEGLSFETVKLGALAQYKFKGKTFLLLKPNTYMNLSGKSVKYWMDKENIPLENILVITDDLNLSFGTIRIRKKGSDGGHNGLKNINLILNTQEYTRFRFGISDEFKKGQQIDYVLGDWDDTEKAKLPERLELASEIIKSFGTAGIENTMTTYNGK
- a CDS encoding reprolysin-like metallopeptidase, translating into MMRIFSCLTAFLIFCSAHSQVKSLWTEVNSSQKELSQREDTNSRFGEQRLYALNETEFKLSLANLHSGAATGNSVVVSIPNSNGKMEQFTVVESSNFAPELQAKYPEIRAYSGIGISDPKASINFSVSPNGIQTMVLRGDSGSEFIEPSTENKSYYIVKTSKYRNKGDLPLTCKTVDVALNSSLVKKATNLKSNNGVFKTMRLALSCTGEYTTYFGRTVAKALAAMNATMTRVNGVFNKDLALKLEIIANNNLIVYTNAATDPYSDPTAGANGAWNLELQNNLTATIGNANYDIGHLFGDSGGAGDAGCIGCVCVGPTTSVPAGKGSGFTSPSNGKPEGDSFDIDYVAHEMGHQLGANHTFSNVVEPTGVSVEPGSGSTIMGYAGITDYDVQSQSDDYFAYASILQIQDNLASKCGVNTTLVNQTPTVNAGLDYIIPKSTAFVLNGSGSDPNGNTMTYCWEQNDSATTNESVANSIAYGAKPAGPNFRSLVPSTVSKRYFPDYSKVLAGQLFTTWESVSNVGRSLNFVLTGRDNAILGLGQTNTDAMVVTVDGNKGPFAITSQNISDSSWVLGSSQTINWSVNGTNSLAGSANVNIKLSTDGGLTFPVFLATNTPNDGSEVITAPLTAAKNCRILIEPTANVYYAVNGKPFSLGYSVTTLCNSYVFAGGYAIPESATYSEKTIVVPASTSEITDVNFNVNFTHTYISDVQIDIISPSGTIVKLFDKSCGATSTTLDLTYDDLGGALECGSTTNQTVVPAGVLSAFNGENPGGTWKLRFRDTGVGDTGTINTATLKICSSSYATLATSSFEINDFVLYPNPNTGNFTVRFTSSNASDIQVFVTDLLGRKIYNKKFKNTGDFIQNVQLENVPSGTYIVTVVDGDRKGSSKIIVN